From Candidatus Nucleicultrix amoebiphila FS5, a single genomic window includes:
- the nuoE gene encoding NADH-quinone oxidoreductase subunit NuoE: MTAPPMIKGKPFSFTKENEKHVLEILKKYPEGRQASAILPFLDLAQRQNGGWLSKESLEYVAERLKLPIMHVYEVASFYSMFNFKPVGKYFIQVCTTTPCWLRGSDDVLKACKNHLGDIKPGEVTKDGNFSYREVECLGACANAPMVQINDEYYEDLDEKSMGKILTALRKGESVRVGSQIGRKSSEPRSTKKTTSTPSKAKKKEK; encoded by the coding sequence ATGACTGCCCCCCCCATGATTAAAGGTAAGCCTTTTTCTTTCACAAAAGAGAATGAAAAACACGTTCTAGAAATTTTGAAAAAATATCCCGAAGGCCGTCAAGCCAGTGCCATTCTTCCTTTTCTTGATTTGGCTCAAAGACAAAATGGAGGATGGTTATCAAAAGAAAGTTTAGAATATGTGGCTGAAAGACTTAAATTACCCATCATGCATGTCTATGAAGTGGCCAGTTTTTATTCAATGTTTAATTTTAAGCCAGTTGGAAAATATTTTATTCAAGTCTGTACAACGACCCCTTGTTGGTTGAGAGGAAGTGATGACGTCTTAAAAGCCTGCAAAAATCATTTAGGGGATATTAAACCTGGTGAGGTGACGAAAGATGGAAATTTTTCGTATAGAGAAGTTGAATGTTTGGGTGCTTGCGCCAATGCACCTATGGTGCAGATTAATGATGAATACTATGAAGATCTTGACGAAAAAAGTATGGGGAAAATTCTAACAGCTTTGCGCAAAGGTGAATCTGTACGCGTTGGTTCACAAATTGGCCGAAAGTCATCGGAACCTCGATCAACAAAGAAGACAACTTCTACTCCTTCTAAAGCAAAGAAAAAGGAGAAATAG
- a CDS encoding magnesium transporter CorA family protein, whose protein sequence is MIRLYKIQEAQLKEIDVESFKDHLDEATWIDLYQPTEHEERLIENLLNINIPTRDEMHEIELSSRLYKRNNTVFTTFVMTTNVNTSTPESHAVTFVLHHKHLITIRYVDVAPFNACPTKLKSQKEDYRQGSSIFAWMLEEITDQLADILENIAHAIEKTSLEIFNSQNGVTVSQVNFKKILSAIGTYQNLLSKSQESLFGLTRVVSFIAGTSYFEGAYEHKSIQLTKQDLPPLIEHATFLSNKINFLLDATLGMINIEQNAIIKIFSVAAVVFLPPTLIASAYGMNFTAMPELHWSFGYPMALILMVLSAFLPYKFFKHKGWL, encoded by the coding sequence ATGATAAGACTGTATAAGATTCAAGAAGCTCAATTAAAAGAAATTGATGTTGAATCTTTCAAAGATCATTTAGATGAAGCGACGTGGATTGACCTGTATCAACCTACAGAACACGAAGAGCGATTGATTGAAAATCTCCTAAACATAAATATTCCAACCCGAGATGAAATGCATGAGATTGAGCTTTCTAGTCGCCTTTATAAAAGAAACAATACAGTTTTTACCACCTTTGTGATGACCACCAACGTCAATACATCCACCCCTGAATCGCATGCTGTTACTTTTGTTTTGCATCATAAACATCTCATCACAATTCGTTATGTGGATGTAGCACCTTTTAATGCATGTCCCACAAAGTTAAAAAGTCAAAAAGAAGACTATCGTCAAGGAAGTTCAATTTTTGCGTGGATGCTTGAAGAAATCACTGATCAATTAGCCGATATTTTAGAAAACATTGCCCATGCAATTGAAAAGACAAGCCTGGAAATTTTTAATAGTCAAAATGGAGTGACAGTTTCACAAGTAAACTTTAAAAAAATTCTATCAGCCATAGGAACCTATCAGAATCTTTTATCAAAAAGTCAGGAAAGTCTTTTTGGTCTAACCCGCGTCGTTAGTTTTATAGCGGGGACAAGTTATTTTGAAGGGGCGTATGAGCATAAATCTATTCAATTGACGAAACAAGATTTACCCCCCTTGATTGAACATGCCACATTTTTATCCAATAAAATTAACTTCCTTTTGGATGCAACCTTAGGCATGATTAATATCGAACAAAATGCTATCATCAAGATATTTTCAGTAGCTGCCGTGGTCTTTCTTCCCCCGACGTTAATAGCCAGTGCATATGGTATGAATTTTACTGCGATGCCGGAGTTACATTGGTCATTTGGGTATCCTATGGCTTTAATTCTAATGGTGCTTTCAGCCTTTCTACCCTATAAATTTTTTAAACATAAGGGGTGGCTCTAG
- a CDS encoding NuoB/complex I 20 kDa subunit family protein, whose translation MLSEDKLAAKLYDEARNRGFVLTQLDKLAAWARAGSLWPMTFGLACCAIEMMQTAASRYDLDRFGIVFRPSPRQSDVMIVAGTLTNKMAPALRKVYDQMAEPRWVISMGSCANGGGYYHYSYSVVRGCDRIVPVDVYVPGCPPTAEALLYGILQLQKKIRSQRVYIR comes from the coding sequence ATTTTGAGCGAAGATAAACTTGCCGCAAAGCTTTATGATGAAGCAAGAAACCGTGGATTTGTTCTAACTCAGCTAGATAAATTAGCGGCATGGGCCCGTGCGGGATCTTTGTGGCCGATGACTTTTGGTTTGGCGTGTTGTGCTATAGAAATGATGCAAACAGCTGCGAGTCGCTATGACTTAGATCGTTTTGGTATCGTTTTTCGCCCTAGTCCACGGCAATCGGATGTGATGATTGTTGCGGGGACGCTTACGAATAAAATGGCGCCAGCTTTACGTAAAGTTTATGATCAAATGGCTGAACCTCGTTGGGTTATTTCTATGGGCTCTTGCGCTAATGGAGGAGGATATTATCACTATTCATATTCTGTCGTGCGCGGATGTGATCGTATTGTACCAGTAGATGTTTATGTGCCTGGCTGTCCACCAACTGCTGAAGCCTTGTTGTATGGAATTTTGCAACTGCAAAAAAAGATTCGTAGTCAACGGGTTTACATAAGATAA
- the nuoG gene encoding NADH-quinone oxidoreductase subunit NuoG — translation MLKVTINDQMIEVPEGYTVLQAAQIVDTEIPVFCFHQRLNIAGNCRMCLVEMKNSLKPIASCAMPATDGMVIYTKTEMVKKARRGVLEFLLINHPLDCPICDQGGECDLQDITMSYGSGMSRYKENKRAVSAKNMGPLVKTFMTRCIHCTRCIRFAKDVAGIQELGAIGRGEHMEITTYLDQAITSELSANIIDLCPVGALTSAPYAFKGRPWELKSTESIDVMDAVGSNIRIDTYNLKVMRILPRIHEQVNEEWLSDKSRYACDGLMKQRLDRPYIRHNGQLEPATWSQAFKAIKDKLKTVKGSQIAAFVGDMVESESILALKDLMQALGSPHTECRQEGALLSAQYRGGYLFNTSIEGLERSDACLIVGANIRCDAPLIHTRLRKRYGMGDYKVAYLGGKIAKHRDLTFPVDFLGTDPHVLDQILSGKHPFRKILKEAKNPVLILGMEALTRLDAMIILRKCGEIAEKYKMIRKDWNGFNILHRAANRVGALDLGFVPGRGGLARDEIINSVEKNDIKVLYIHGADELPFDRFEKAFIIYQGHHGDRGAHRADVILPGAAYTEKNGTYVNMEGRVQRGIQALQPPGDAKEDWRIIRALSEVLDMSLPYDTLEALRKRMEVINPIYKTLDQVIPGDWSMVGRDGKLSKEPFAPSLNAYYMTDSISRHSETMARCFHDIDIMAKTRGELDAA, via the coding sequence ATGCTTAAAGTGACAATAAATGATCAGATGATTGAGGTTCCAGAAGGCTATACCGTATTGCAAGCCGCTCAGATTGTGGATACAGAAATTCCTGTATTTTGTTTTCATCAACGCCTCAATATCGCCGGAAACTGTCGCATGTGCCTTGTGGAGATGAAGAACTCTCTAAAACCTATTGCTAGCTGCGCTATGCCAGCTACTGATGGCATGGTGATTTATACCAAAACTGAAATGGTTAAAAAGGCTCGTCGTGGCGTTCTTGAATTTTTACTGATCAACCATCCTTTGGATTGCCCTATTTGTGATCAGGGGGGAGAATGTGATCTGCAAGATATTACAATGTCATACGGTTCTGGTATGAGTCGTTACAAGGAAAACAAACGCGCTGTTTCTGCAAAGAATATGGGGCCTTTGGTAAAGACTTTTATGACGCGCTGTATTCATTGTACGCGTTGCATACGCTTTGCTAAAGACGTAGCAGGTATACAGGAACTCGGCGCTATCGGTCGTGGCGAACATATGGAAATTACAACTTATCTTGATCAAGCAATAACGAGTGAATTATCAGCCAATATTATCGATCTCTGCCCTGTAGGTGCGCTTACTTCAGCGCCCTATGCTTTTAAAGGAAGGCCATGGGAACTTAAAAGTACAGAGTCGATTGATGTTATGGATGCAGTAGGCAGCAACATACGTATCGATACTTATAACTTAAAGGTAATGCGGATATTGCCCAGGATTCATGAACAGGTTAACGAAGAATGGTTATCTGATAAATCACGTTATGCATGTGATGGCTTGATGAAACAGCGTCTTGATCGTCCCTATATACGTCATAATGGTCAACTGGAACCCGCAACTTGGAGTCAGGCCTTCAAAGCTATTAAAGATAAACTAAAAACTGTAAAAGGTAGTCAAATAGCAGCTTTTGTGGGAGATATGGTTGAAAGCGAATCTATTCTTGCTTTAAAGGATCTTATGCAAGCTTTGGGGTCACCTCATACGGAATGTCGTCAGGAAGGAGCACTTCTTTCAGCTCAATACCGGGGGGGGTATCTTTTTAACACCTCAATTGAAGGACTTGAACGATCAGATGCGTGCCTGATTGTGGGGGCTAATATTCGTTGTGATGCACCGTTGATCCATACAAGGTTACGAAAGCGTTATGGTATGGGGGACTATAAAGTAGCTTATCTTGGAGGAAAAATAGCTAAACATCGCGATTTGACCTTTCCAGTTGATTTTCTTGGCACAGATCCTCATGTCTTAGATCAAATTTTAAGTGGTAAACATCCATTTAGAAAAATCCTCAAAGAGGCCAAAAATCCTGTACTTATCCTAGGTATGGAAGCCCTTACGCGTCTGGATGCAATGATTATTCTTAGGAAATGTGGAGAGATTGCTGAAAAATATAAAATGATTCGTAAGGACTGGAATGGATTTAATATATTGCATAGAGCTGCTAATCGCGTGGGAGCTCTTGATTTAGGTTTTGTGCCTGGTCGAGGGGGGCTCGCACGGGATGAAATTATTAACTCCGTAGAAAAAAATGATATAAAAGTTCTTTATATCCATGGAGCAGATGAGCTTCCTTTTGATCGCTTTGAAAAAGCTTTTATCATTTATCAAGGTCATCATGGAGATCGAGGTGCCCATCGTGCAGATGTCATTTTACCGGGAGCAGCTTATACAGAAAAGAATGGCACTTATGTTAATATGGAAGGACGCGTTCAACGTGGAATTCAAGCACTTCAACCCCCTGGCGACGCTAAAGAAGATTGGAGAATTATAAGAGCTCTGAGTGAAGTTTTAGATATGTCTTTACCATACGACACCCTAGAGGCTTTACGCAAACGTATGGAGGTTATCAATCCAATTTATAAGACTCTCGATCAAGTAATCCCTGGGGATTGGTCTATGGTTGGGAGAGACGGAAAGCTTTCAAAAGAGCCATTTGCGCCTTCATTAAATGCTTATTATATGACGGATAGCATCTCTAGGCATTCAGAAACCATGGCTAGATGTTTTCACGATATAGATATTATGGCAAAGACAAGAGGAGAGCTTGATGCTGCTTGA
- a CDS encoding NADH-quinone oxidoreductase subunit D, with the protein MSEVAQKNTTNYQINFGPQHPAAHGVLRLILELDGEIIERADPHIGFLHRGTEKLIEYKTYMQALPYFDRLDYVSPMCQEHAFALAVEKLLGLDVPLRAQYIRVLYSEITRLLNHLLNITTFALDIGAVTPLLWGFEERERLMEFYERASGSRMHANYFRPGGVHQDLPIGLLEDIFDYADDFPRFVDNLEGLLTENRIFKQRTVDIGVVHGEQALDWGFTGPMLRGSGVPWDLRRSQPYDVYDRMEFDVPIGKNGDCYDRYLVRVEEMRQSVKIIMQCLDQIPDGPVMTENQKVAPPKRAEMKNSMESLIHHFKLYTEGYHVPAGETYTAVEAPKGEFGVYLVADGTNKPYRCKIRGTSYPFLQAVDFMSKGHMLADVVSIIGSMDIVFGEIDR; encoded by the coding sequence ATGTCTGAAGTGGCACAAAAAAATACGACAAATTATCAAATTAATTTTGGTCCACAGCATCCTGCTGCTCATGGTGTTTTGCGCTTAATTCTAGAATTAGATGGCGAAATTATTGAGCGTGCTGACCCTCACATAGGGTTCCTGCATCGAGGTACTGAAAAGCTTATTGAATATAAAACATACATGCAAGCTTTGCCTTATTTTGATCGTTTAGATTATGTGTCGCCAATGTGTCAGGAGCATGCTTTTGCTCTTGCTGTTGAAAAACTTTTAGGCCTTGATGTGCCGTTAAGAGCTCAATACATTCGTGTGTTGTATTCCGAAATTACACGTCTTTTAAATCATCTGTTGAATATTACGACTTTTGCTCTCGATATAGGGGCAGTTACGCCGCTTTTATGGGGATTCGAAGAACGAGAGCGTCTTATGGAGTTCTACGAAAGAGCTTCTGGGTCAAGGATGCATGCTAACTATTTTCGTCCAGGAGGGGTTCATCAAGATCTTCCTATAGGCCTTTTAGAAGATATTTTTGATTATGCGGATGATTTTCCCCGTTTTGTGGATAACTTAGAAGGCTTGTTAACTGAAAACCGCATTTTTAAACAAAGGACCGTTGATATTGGAGTTGTTCACGGTGAACAAGCGCTCGATTGGGGATTTACCGGTCCAATGTTGAGGGGGTCGGGTGTGCCTTGGGATTTAAGGAGATCACAGCCTTATGATGTTTATGATCGCATGGAATTTGATGTTCCCATAGGAAAAAATGGTGATTGTTATGACCGTTATCTTGTGCGTGTTGAGGAAATGCGTCAAAGCGTGAAAATTATTATGCAATGTCTAGATCAAATTCCCGATGGTCCAGTGATGACAGAGAATCAAAAAGTAGCTCCACCAAAGCGTGCGGAGATGAAAAACTCTATGGAATCTCTCATTCATCATTTTAAGCTTTATACAGAAGGATATCATGTTCCAGCTGGAGAAACGTATACTGCAGTAGAGGCACCAAAAGGGGAGTTTGGTGTTTACCTGGTAGCAGATGGTACGAACAAGCCTTATCGTTGCAAAATTCGAGGAACTAGCTATCCATTTTTACAGGCCGTTGATTTTATGTCCAAAGGACATATGCTTGCTGATGTTGTGTCGATTATTGGTTCCATGGATATTGTCTTTGGGGAGATTGACCGATGA
- a CDS encoding NADH-quinone oxidoreductase subunit A, with amino-acid sequence MEVLKSYWPIFIFLAIAGVISLVMILLAYLRAPLKPDQEKLSAYECGFEAFSDARVRFDVRYYLVAIIFIIFDLEVAFLFPWAISFGKIGLFGFFSMMAFLGVLTIGFIYEWKKGALEWE; translated from the coding sequence ATGGAAGTCCTGAAATCCTATTGGCCAATTTTTATTTTTCTTGCTATTGCAGGAGTGATTTCTCTTGTAATGATTTTGTTGGCGTACTTAAGAGCCCCTCTTAAACCTGACCAGGAAAAGCTATCAGCTTATGAATGTGGCTTCGAAGCGTTTTCGGATGCTCGCGTTCGTTTTGATGTACGCTATTATCTGGTAGCCATCATTTTTATTATCTTTGACCTTGAGGTGGCGTTTCTTTTTCCCTGGGCTATAAGCTTTGGAAAAATTGGTCTCTTTGGTTTTTTTTCGATGATGGCTTTTCTTGGTGTTCTGACTATTGGTTTTATTTATGAGTGGAAGAAAGGAGCTTTAGAGTGGGAATAA
- a CDS encoding F-box/LRR-repeat protein, with translation MRRIFTLSTLLVSTSAVASHEAHEMWSMGDEYKVNIFTHLSARDLNSAAQVNQDWNRIVNDKFIRVRKQFDTPESLQSYFQADNDNEWKYVTELRVLFPESLKDQERQVDLSAILSKTPKLRVLRLQHVRLIKPTSTVVPLGLENLFLDECTTAPNTPEIDTYLKTLVEENAQRLQLLRMTNLSKTINTILIALKPETSFSQCVQLSLADPYIKSWDFVAKFPKLKRFKLQGDLGKSTTLMPATVEDVDVAGNRQIDLKSLMLALKPSAAKLTKLDLSSIPLKEMPKNLEQFPQLKKLVARKTNLTMVTGERLPSSLEILDIGENDDLKELAQGLLSLQNLKTINIEDSNAIYVLPYQLAQKAKVTSSHSRWLRLQYFVMSLIS, from the coding sequence ATGCGTCGCATCTTCACTCTCTCCACCTTATTAGTCAGTACAAGTGCAGTGGCAAGTCATGAAGCCCATGAAATGTGGTCTATGGGAGATGAATATAAAGTAAATATTTTTACACATTTGAGTGCCCGTGATCTGAACAGCGCGGCTCAAGTTAATCAAGATTGGAATAGGATCGTTAACGATAAGTTCATTAGGGTTCGAAAACAATTTGATACGCCAGAAAGCCTTCAAAGTTATTTTCAAGCTGATAATGATAACGAATGGAAATATGTTACAGAATTACGGGTGCTTTTCCCTGAAAGCTTGAAAGATCAAGAACGTCAGGTTGATCTCAGCGCAATTCTTTCAAAGACACCAAAGCTTCGTGTATTAAGACTTCAACATGTACGTTTGATTAAACCAACGAGCACAGTGGTTCCATTAGGACTAGAAAATTTATTTTTAGATGAGTGTACAACGGCGCCTAATACACCAGAAATTGACACATATCTTAAGACATTAGTTGAAGAAAATGCTCAAAGGTTACAACTTTTGCGTATGACGAATTTATCTAAGACGATCAACACTATTTTGATAGCTCTTAAACCAGAGACCTCTTTTAGCCAATGTGTACAGTTGTCATTGGCTGATCCTTATATTAAAAGCTGGGATTTTGTTGCAAAATTTCCAAAGCTAAAGCGCTTTAAACTCCAAGGAGATTTGGGTAAATCTACAACTTTGATGCCTGCAACGGTCGAGGATGTGGATGTTGCTGGAAACCGTCAAATCGATCTTAAATCTTTAATGCTGGCTCTTAAGCCTTCGGCTGCTAAGCTTACAAAGCTTGATTTGTCATCGATTCCTTTGAAAGAAATGCCAAAAAATCTGGAGCAGTTTCCTCAGTTAAAGAAACTCGTTGCGCGTAAAACAAACCTCACTATGGTAACTGGAGAAAGATTGCCAAGTTCATTGGAAATATTAGATATTGGCGAGAATGATGATTTAAAAGAGCTTGCACAAGGCTTGCTCTCTCTCCAGAATTTGAAGACTATTAATATTGAAGATAGCAACGCCATTTACGTGCTGCCTTATCAGCTTGCTCAGAAAGCGAAAGTAACATCTTCTCACTCTCGCTGGCTTAGATTACAGTATTTTGTCATGTCATTGATTTCTTAA
- the nuoF gene encoding NADH-quinone oxidoreductase subunit NuoF has product MLNQKDRIFTNLYGEKSWELKSAQKRGDWDNTKTYIKKGQDWIINEVIQSGLRGRGGAGFPTGKKWSFIPKPCKMPSYLVINADESEPGTCKDREILRHEPHKLIEGALLASFAIGANAAYIYIRGEYVYEARVLNQAIQEAYSAGFLGKNAAKSGWDFDLYVHRGAGAYICGEESALLESLEGRKGQPRLKPPFPAIIGLYGCPTIINNVETISVVPTILRRGAKWFSGLGVPTSTGTKIFSISGHVNRPCNVEEEMGIPLKTLIEEHAGGVRGGWNNLMAVIPGGSSVPMIPKSICETVFMDFDSLKAVHTGLGTAAVIVMDKSTDIIKAIARLSKFYMHESCGQCTPCREGTGWLWRVLTRFSKGEGSIDEIDQLEELTRQIEGHTICALGDAAAWPVQGLIRHFRSEIESRLSRKSSAA; this is encoded by the coding sequence ATGCTTAATCAAAAGGATCGTATTTTTACAAACCTTTATGGAGAAAAATCCTGGGAACTAAAATCAGCTCAAAAACGTGGCGACTGGGATAATACGAAAACTTATATAAAAAAAGGGCAAGACTGGATCATCAATGAAGTAATTCAATCAGGTCTAAGAGGAAGAGGCGGTGCTGGCTTTCCCACAGGAAAGAAGTGGTCCTTTATTCCTAAACCTTGCAAGATGCCGTCCTATTTAGTCATTAATGCTGATGAGAGTGAGCCTGGGACTTGTAAAGATCGTGAAATTTTGCGTCATGAGCCGCATAAACTTATAGAGGGAGCATTACTTGCTAGCTTCGCCATAGGAGCGAATGCAGCCTATATCTATATTCGTGGAGAGTATGTTTATGAAGCTAGAGTTCTGAATCAAGCCATTCAAGAAGCTTACAGTGCGGGATTTTTAGGGAAAAATGCAGCGAAGAGTGGTTGGGATTTTGACCTTTATGTTCATCGTGGAGCGGGGGCGTATATATGCGGTGAAGAATCCGCTCTTTTAGAAAGTCTTGAAGGGCGAAAAGGTCAACCTCGCTTAAAACCACCTTTTCCAGCTATTATTGGCCTTTATGGATGTCCAACAATCATTAACAACGTTGAAACAATCTCTGTGGTGCCAACAATTTTAAGGCGTGGAGCAAAGTGGTTCTCTGGTTTGGGAGTGCCAACAAGTACTGGAACAAAAATTTTTTCTATTTCAGGACATGTTAATCGTCCCTGTAATGTTGAAGAAGAAATGGGCATTCCTTTAAAAACGCTCATTGAAGAGCATGCTGGCGGAGTGCGTGGCGGTTGGAATAACTTGATGGCGGTTATTCCTGGAGGCTCTTCCGTTCCGATGATTCCAAAGAGCATTTGTGAAACCGTTTTTATGGATTTTGATAGTCTTAAGGCGGTACACACGGGTCTTGGAACTGCTGCTGTTATTGTTATGGATAAATCTACGGATATAATTAAAGCCATTGCAAGACTTTCAAAATTTTATATGCATGAAAGTTGTGGTCAATGCACTCCTTGTCGTGAAGGAACTGGCTGGTTATGGCGCGTTTTGACGCGTTTCTCAAAAGGTGAGGGATCCATTGATGAAATTGATCAACTCGAAGAACTGACTCGGCAAATTGAAGGACATACAATTTGTGCTTTGGGAGATGCGGCCGCTTGGCCCGTTCAAGGACTGATTAGGCATTTTCGTTCAGAAATTGAGAGTCGCCTCTCGCGTAAATCGTCTGCAGCTTGA
- a CDS encoding NADH-quinone oxidoreductase subunit C, which translates to MTFNYLKALAGKLKVSLKEAMIDSQISLGELTLIVKRQAIARVLTHLRDSKDLQFKQLIDICGVDYPERHERFEVVYHLLSLKNNLRIRIKLNASEETFVPSICSIYSAANWYEREIWDLYGVKFEGHPDLRRLLTDYGFEGHPMRKDFPLTGHVEVRYDDELKRVVYEKVNLPQEFRTFDFLSPWAGMTPEHPLPGDEKATKGAS; encoded by the coding sequence ATGACATTCAATTATCTAAAAGCTCTCGCTGGTAAACTGAAGGTTTCTTTAAAGGAAGCTATGATCGATTCGCAAATTAGCTTAGGTGAGCTAACTTTAATCGTAAAACGCCAGGCTATTGCGCGTGTTTTGACACATCTTCGCGATTCAAAAGATCTGCAATTTAAGCAACTTATTGATATTTGTGGTGTAGACTATCCTGAACGACATGAACGTTTTGAGGTAGTTTACCATCTTTTGAGTTTAAAGAATAACTTGAGAATACGTATCAAGCTCAATGCTTCTGAAGAAACTTTCGTTCCTTCAATTTGTTCCATTTATAGCGCTGCTAACTGGTACGAAAGAGAAATCTGGGATCTTTATGGCGTAAAGTTTGAAGGACATCCAGATTTGCGACGTCTCCTAACCGATTATGGTTTTGAAGGACATCCAATGCGCAAAGATTTTCCCCTCACTGGTCACGTTGAAGTGCGTTATGATGATGAACTCAAACGTGTCGTTTATGAAAAAGTAAACTTACCCCAAGAATTTCGTACTTTTGATTTTCTTAGCCCCTGGGCTGGTATGACGCCTGAGCATCCACTGCCTGGAGATGAAAAAGCCACTAAGGGAGCTTCTTGA
- a CDS encoding thiamine diphosphokinase: MNLTKILCFLGTLLFLSHPMLAQKFLIVAHGPFDVDLVREYQKDRITIALDGAANEFYDWGLTPDLISGDMDSILEKVKLYFEKQAVQFFETHDQNYTDLEKSLKYCLNNYATDIVILCALGGGRSDHTFHNAALLKRYHDQNVSITLVNFNESIRFLRDETITLSGPIGSALGLFGFPKAIATTQGLQWEMNDYPLELAIQESVANRFKTSLVTITVKGEALLVAPRTPVLKE, encoded by the coding sequence GTGAATCTTACAAAAATCTTATGCTTTTTAGGTACGCTGTTGTTTTTGAGTCACCCTATGTTAGCACAGAAGTTCTTAATTGTGGCCCATGGGCCTTTTGATGTGGATTTGGTTCGTGAGTACCAAAAAGATCGAATTACAATTGCTTTGGATGGGGCTGCTAATGAATTTTATGATTGGGGGCTGACACCTGATTTAATTTCAGGAGATATGGACTCAATTTTAGAAAAAGTGAAACTTTATTTTGAAAAGCAAGCCGTTCAATTTTTTGAAACTCACGATCAAAATTATACGGATTTAGAAAAATCACTTAAATATTGTTTAAACAACTACGCCACAGATATTGTGATCCTTTGTGCCCTTGGTGGGGGAAGATCAGATCATACATTTCATAATGCTGCACTTTTAAAACGATATCATGATCAAAATGTCTCTATCACTTTAGTAAATTTTAACGAATCCATTCGCTTTTTAAGAGATGAAACCATTACTTTATCAGGTCCGATAGGCTCAGCCTTAGGTCTTTTCGGCTTTCCAAAAGCTATCGCTACGACACAAGGTCTCCAATGGGAGATGAATGATTATCCATTAGAATTAGCGATCCAAGAAAGTGTTGCTAATCGCTTCAAGACTTCTTTAGTAACCATTACAGTCAAGGGAGAAGCTCTTTTAGTGGCACCCAGAACTCCTGTTTTAAAGGAATAG
- the nuoH gene encoding NADH-quinone oxidoreductase subunit NuoH encodes MLEIWHTYILPNLLIAGEVVLIVIPLILSVAYLTYVERKVMAAMQLRRGPNLVGPFGLLQPIADAIKLIHKEPIIPARANPLLFLIAPLLTFTLSMVAWAVIPFSQGMVLANINVGILYLFAISSLGVYGIIIAGWASNSKYAFLGSLRSAAQMISYEVSIGFVIVTVLLCAGSLNLSDIVMAQEKMWFVLPLLPMFVIFFISGLAETNRAPFDLPEAEAELVSGYNVEYSSIPFALFFLGEYANMILMSAMTSILFLGGWLAPFNWEPLKIIPGFIWFALKIAFVLFLFLWVRASFPRYRYDQLMRLGWKVFLPFTLIWLVLTATAIMLYQQGIL; translated from the coding sequence CTGCTTGAGATCTGGCACACTTATATTTTGCCTAATCTTTTGATCGCAGGCGAAGTCGTTCTGATTGTGATTCCATTGATTTTATCTGTAGCATACCTTACTTATGTCGAGCGAAAAGTCATGGCAGCGATGCAATTGAGACGTGGCCCCAACCTAGTGGGGCCTTTTGGTTTGTTGCAACCCATTGCCGATGCCATAAAGCTGATTCATAAGGAACCCATCATTCCTGCGCGAGCGAATCCTTTGCTTTTTCTTATTGCGCCACTTTTAACTTTTACGTTGAGTATGGTAGCTTGGGCAGTGATTCCATTTAGTCAAGGAATGGTTTTAGCGAATATTAATGTTGGTATTCTTTATCTTTTTGCGATTTCGTCTCTTGGGGTTTATGGCATTATTATTGCGGGTTGGGCGAGCAACTCTAAATATGCTTTTTTAGGTTCTTTGCGTTCTGCTGCTCAAATGATTTCCTATGAAGTATCTATAGGTTTTGTGATTGTGACAGTGTTGTTATGCGCAGGTTCCTTAAATCTGTCAGACATTGTCATGGCTCAGGAAAAAATGTGGTTTGTTCTGCCCTTACTGCCAATGTTTGTTATTTTCTTTATTTCAGGGTTAGCTGAAACAAATCGTGCTCCCTTTGACCTTCCTGAAGCTGAGGCAGAGTTAGTCTCAGGTTATAACGTTGAGTATTCGTCTATCCCATTTGCCCTCTTCTTTTTAGGCGAATATGCGAATATGATTTTAATGAGCGCGATGACTTCTATTCTTTTTTTAGGAGGGTGGTTGGCGCCTTTTAATTGGGAACCCTTAAAAATAATTCCAGGTTTTATATGGTTTGCTTTAAAGATCGCTTTTGTGTTGTTTCTCTTTTTATGGGTGAGAGCAAGTTTTCCTCGTTATCGTTATGATCAATTGATGCGTTTGGGATGGAAAGTGTTTCTGCCCTTTACACTGATTTGGCTTGTGCTAACAGCAACAGCTATTATGCTTTATCAACAGGGAATCCTATGA